In the genome of Ananas comosus cultivar F153 linkage group 11, ASM154086v1, whole genome shotgun sequence, one region contains:
- the LOC109717283 gene encoding multiprotein-bridging factor 1a → MAGIGPISQDWEPVVIRKKAPTAAAKKDEKAVNAARRSGADIETVKKYNAGTNKAASSSTSFNTKKLDEDSENLAHERVPSELKRNIMQARLDKKLTQAQLAQMINEKPQVIQEYESGKAIPNQQVISKLERALGVKLRGKK, encoded by the exons ATGGCGGGGATCGGGCCGATCTCGCAGGACTGGGAGCCGGTGGTGATCCGCAAGAAGGCGCCGACGGCCGCCGCCAAGAAAGACGAGAAGGCCGTCAACGCCGCCCGCCGCTCCGGCGCCGACATCGAGACCGTCAAGAAGT ATAATGCTGGTACGAACAAGGCTGCTTCTAGCAGCACGTCCTTCAACACGAAGAAGCTCGACGAGGATTCTGAAAACCTCGCCC ATGAGCGCGTTCCAAGTGAACTGAAGAGGAATATCATGCAAGCTCGATTGGATAAAAAGTTAACACAGGCTCAGCTCGCGCAG ATGATCAACGAGAAGCCCCAGGTCATTCAGGAGTATGAGTCGGGGAAAGCCATTCCCAACCAGCAGGTAATCTCTAAACTGGAGAGGGCTCTCGGAGTAAAACTGCGAGGAAAGAAGTAA
- the LOC109717208 gene encoding uncharacterized protein LOC109717208, whose translation METQNLTPALQRLRLRESPPPLLTSPHQNPNPNPNPNPRLRPSKSTAFKREERRRRKERKRQQRLQTLLDHPPPSLPPDPTVSDLPWPCDPTPSSPPTPTTAWPAAAAASAAAVAVPAPSAAAHAGALRASRAFFAEWNGEDDDSEEEEGEGDAIGGGAARGFFKGLFARDGELREYYEREWARGEFRCLVCEGVGARAGKRFGGCAALVQHAAAVAQTRARRAHRAFGSVVRRVLGWDDLQVDSCEDVASNEDEFAATAMET comes from the exons ATGGAGACGCAGAATCTAACTCCCGCCCTCCAGCGACTCCGACTCCGCGAATCCCCCCCTCCTCTCCTCACCTCTCcccaccaaaaccctaaccctaaccctaaccctaaccctcgcCTCCGCCCCTCCAAATCCACCGCCTTCAAGCGAGAGGAGAGGCGGAGGCGAAAGGAGCGCAAGCGACAACAGCGGCTCCAAACCCTCCTCGACCACCCCCCACCGTCCCTTCCCCCCGATCCAACCGTCTCCGATCTCCCATGGCCGTGCGATCCCACCCCCTCCTCCCCGCCCACCCCCACCACCGCAtggcccgccgccgccgcggcgtcggcggcggcggtggcggtgccTGCTCCCTCCGCCGCGGCGCACGCAGGCGCGCTTAGGGCTTCGCGGGCCTTCTTCGCCGAATGGAACGGCGAGGACGATGactcggaggaggaggagggggagggggatgCGATCGGGGGTGGCGCGGCGCGCGGGTTCTTCAAGGGACTGTTCGCGCGGGACGGGGAGTTGAGGGAGTACTACGAGAGGGAGTGGGCGCGGGGGGAGTTCCGGTGCCTGGTGTGCGAGGGGGTCGGGGCGCGGGCGGGGAAGCGATTCGGGGGCTGCGCCGCGCTGGTGCAGCACGCCGCCGCGGTCGCGCAGACGCGGGCGCGGCGCGCGCACCGCGCCTTCGGGAGCGTCGTGCGCCGCGTCCTCGGCTGGGACGACCTCCAG GTCGATTCTTGCGAGGACGTTGCCTCTAATGAAGATGAGTTTGCTGCAACTGCTATGGAGACTTAA
- the LOC109717108 gene encoding plant cysteine oxidase 4-like isoform X1 has protein sequence MTAIQTLYDACKVSFSPNGPVSSEVLEHVRNILDEIRASDVGLEQEAQLVKGWKPSKSGPNGKKGRNGSKQYLPPIKYLHIHECRSFSIGILCVPPHAVVPLHNHPRMTVLSKLLYGSLLVKSYDWIDVAGHIEAPKARPAKLVIDGEMFAPCRTTILHPTSGGNIRSFKAIMPCALLDILSPPYSSEDGRHCSYFRKSSRKDTFGFSLEGIKSSHVAWLEEYQPPESFIIKRGLYKGQRIST, from the exons ATGACCGCAATCCAAACACTATATGATGCCTGTAAAGTATCATTCTCTCCGAACGGCCCGGTATCTTCGGAAGTTCTTGAGCATGTTCGGAACATACTAG ATGAGATCAGAGCTTCTGATGTAGGTCTTGAGCAAGAAGCACAACTAGTAAAAGGTTGGAAGCCTTCGAAAAGTGGTCCGAATGGGAAGAAAGGGCGCAACGGCAGCAAGCAATATTTGCCACCAATCAAATATTTGCATATACATGAATGCAGAAGCTTCTCG ATTGGGATACTTTGCGTGCCGCCACATGCTGTTGTTCCACTGCATAATCATCCCAGAATGACTGTTCTGAGCAAGCTTCTTTATGGTTCATTGCTTGTCAAGTCGTATGATTGGATCGATGTAGCTGGTCACATTGAAGCCCCAAAAG CGAGACCAGCGAAGCTCGTTATAGATGGCGAAATGTTCGCACCGTGCCGGACGACAATTCTCCACCCCACGAGCGGCGGCAACATCCGCTCTTTCAAAGCCATCATGCCGTGTGCGCTCCTCGACATTTTATCACCTCCTTACTCGTCTGAAGACGGGCGGCATTGCTCTTATTTTAGAAAATCCTCCAGAAAGGATACTTTCG GTTTTTCCTTAGAGGGAATAAAATCCTCTCATGTTGCTTGGTTGGAAGAGTATCAGCCACCAGAGAGCTTTATTATCAAGAGAGGATTGTACAAGGGCCAAAGAATAAGTACTTAA
- the LOC109717108 gene encoding plant cysteine oxidase 5-like isoform X2, whose protein sequence is MTAIQTLYDACKVSFSPNGPVSSEVLEHVRNILDEIRASDVGLEQEAQLVKGWKPSKSGPNGKKGRNGSKQYLPPIKYLHIHECRSFSIGILCVPPHAVVPLHNHPRMTVLSKLLYGSLLVKSYDWIDVAGHIEAPKARPAKLVIDGEMFAPCRTTILHPTSGGNIRSFKAIMPCALLDILSPPYSSEDGRHCSYFRKSSRKDTFEGIKSSHVAWLEEYQPPESFIIKRGLYKGQRIST, encoded by the exons ATGACCGCAATCCAAACACTATATGATGCCTGTAAAGTATCATTCTCTCCGAACGGCCCGGTATCTTCGGAAGTTCTTGAGCATGTTCGGAACATACTAG ATGAGATCAGAGCTTCTGATGTAGGTCTTGAGCAAGAAGCACAACTAGTAAAAGGTTGGAAGCCTTCGAAAAGTGGTCCGAATGGGAAGAAAGGGCGCAACGGCAGCAAGCAATATTTGCCACCAATCAAATATTTGCATATACATGAATGCAGAAGCTTCTCG ATTGGGATACTTTGCGTGCCGCCACATGCTGTTGTTCCACTGCATAATCATCCCAGAATGACTGTTCTGAGCAAGCTTCTTTATGGTTCATTGCTTGTCAAGTCGTATGATTGGATCGATGTAGCTGGTCACATTGAAGCCCCAAAAG CGAGACCAGCGAAGCTCGTTATAGATGGCGAAATGTTCGCACCGTGCCGGACGACAATTCTCCACCCCACGAGCGGCGGCAACATCCGCTCTTTCAAAGCCATCATGCCGTGTGCGCTCCTCGACATTTTATCACCTCCTTACTCGTCTGAAGACGGGCGGCATTGCTCTTATTTTAGAAAATCCTCCAGAAAGGATACTTTCG AGGGAATAAAATCCTCTCATGTTGCTTGGTTGGAAGAGTATCAGCCACCAGAGAGCTTTATTATCAAGAGAGGATTGTACAAGGGCCAAAGAATAAGTACTTAA